A stretch of the Conger conger chromosome 3, fConCon1.1, whole genome shotgun sequence genome encodes the following:
- the LOC133125292 gene encoding uncharacterized protein LOC133125292 isoform X1 translates to MSIASAGSLSRMKTLKKTAMKMVLWLSCSLLARCSTNSSRNQSARDPSAPRPCVVLQPDSHLGVVPPEGGGVGWQWDPARAQGSITVTQGCMLTVWTEQGGHQTFPSGTQVHLKGWEWTSKPLAFHCSCEMEDVPNPVYGAYENFIQQHVDPKTERGDEHYCRVEMAKINKRNRCKAVNTFIHACIKDVTDVCITTEALGKQKCHLSKNSFKQTECRKLPKKSCQYKFKNFQKPIKIVCRDNKPVHFCSINP, encoded by the exons caggatcactgagcaGGATGAAAACACTCAAGAAGACAGCGATGAAGATGGTCCTCTGGCTTTCCTGCTCGCTCCTGGCCAGATGCAGCACTAATTCAAGTAGGAACCAGTCTGCCAGAGACCCTTCTGCCCCACGCCCCTGTGTGGTGCTGCAGCCTGACTCACACCTGGGAGTGGTGCCTCCTGAAGGTGGAGGTGTAGGGTGGCAGTGGGACCCTGCTAGGGCCCAAGGCTCCATCACTGTGACTCAGGGCTGCATGTTGACCGTGTGGACGGAACAGGGAGGGCACCAGACCTTCCCCAGTGGGACTCAGGTCCACCTCAAGGGGTGGGAATGGACCTCAAAACCCCTGGCTTTCCACTGCAGCTGTGAAATGGAAGATGTCCCGAACCCG GTTTATGGAGCTTATGAAAATTTTATTCAACAGCATGTGGACCCAAAGACGGAAAGGGGGGACGAACATTACTGCAGGGTGGAGATGGCGAAGATCAACAAGAGAAATAGGTGCAAGGCGGTCAACACGTTCATTCACGCTTGCATAAAAGACGTCACTGATGTGTGTATAACCACCGAAGCCCtcggaaaacaaaaatgtcatctTAGTAAAAATAGTTTCAAACAGACTGAGTGCAGGAAACTTCCTAAGAAATCTTgccaatacaaattcaaaaactTCCAAAAACCCATCAAGATTGTCTGCAGGGACAATAAACCTGTCCACTTTTGTTCTATCAACCCTTGA
- the LOC133125292 gene encoding uncharacterized protein LOC133125292 isoform X3 yields the protein MSIASAGSLSRMKTLKKTAMKMVLWLSCSLLARCSTNSSRNQSARDPSAPRPCVVLQPDSHLGVVPPEGGGVGWQWDPARAQGSITVTQGCMLTVWTEQGGHQTFPSGTQVHLKGWEWTSKPLAFHCSCEMEDVPNPHVDPKTERGDEHYCRVEMAKINKRNRCKAVNTFIHACIKDVTDVCITTEALGKQKCHLSKNSFKQTECRKLPKKSCQYKFKNFQKPIKIVCRDNKPVHFCSINP from the exons caggatcactgagcaGGATGAAAACACTCAAGAAGACAGCGATGAAGATGGTCCTCTGGCTTTCCTGCTCGCTCCTGGCCAGATGCAGCACTAATTCAAGTAGGAACCAGTCTGCCAGAGACCCTTCTGCCCCACGCCCCTGTGTGGTGCTGCAGCCTGACTCACACCTGGGAGTGGTGCCTCCTGAAGGTGGAGGTGTAGGGTGGCAGTGGGACCCTGCTAGGGCCCAAGGCTCCATCACTGTGACTCAGGGCTGCATGTTGACCGTGTGGACGGAACAGGGAGGGCACCAGACCTTCCCCAGTGGGACTCAGGTCCACCTCAAGGGGTGGGAATGGACCTCAAAACCCCTGGCTTTCCACTGCAGCTGTGAAATGGAAGATGTCCCGAACCCG CATGTGGACCCAAAGACGGAAAGGGGGGACGAACATTACTGCAGGGTGGAGATGGCGAAGATCAACAAGAGAAATAGGTGCAAGGCGGTCAACACGTTCATTCACGCTTGCATAAAAGACGTCACTGATGTGTGTATAACCACCGAAGCCCtcggaaaacaaaaatgtcatctTAGTAAAAATAGTTTCAAACAGACTGAGTGCAGGAAACTTCCTAAGAAATCTTgccaatacaaattcaaaaactTCCAAAAACCCATCAAGATTGTCTGCAGGGACAATAAACCTGTCCACTTTTGTTCTATCAACCCTTGA
- the LOC133125292 gene encoding uncharacterized protein LOC133125292 isoform X2, whose translation MSIASGSLSRMKTLKKTAMKMVLWLSCSLLARCSTNSSRNQSARDPSAPRPCVVLQPDSHLGVVPPEGGGVGWQWDPARAQGSITVTQGCMLTVWTEQGGHQTFPSGTQVHLKGWEWTSKPLAFHCSCEMEDVPNPVYGAYENFIQQHVDPKTERGDEHYCRVEMAKINKRNRCKAVNTFIHACIKDVTDVCITTEALGKQKCHLSKNSFKQTECRKLPKKSCQYKFKNFQKPIKIVCRDNKPVHFCSINP comes from the exons gatcactgagcaGGATGAAAACACTCAAGAAGACAGCGATGAAGATGGTCCTCTGGCTTTCCTGCTCGCTCCTGGCCAGATGCAGCACTAATTCAAGTAGGAACCAGTCTGCCAGAGACCCTTCTGCCCCACGCCCCTGTGTGGTGCTGCAGCCTGACTCACACCTGGGAGTGGTGCCTCCTGAAGGTGGAGGTGTAGGGTGGCAGTGGGACCCTGCTAGGGCCCAAGGCTCCATCACTGTGACTCAGGGCTGCATGTTGACCGTGTGGACGGAACAGGGAGGGCACCAGACCTTCCCCAGTGGGACTCAGGTCCACCTCAAGGGGTGGGAATGGACCTCAAAACCCCTGGCTTTCCACTGCAGCTGTGAAATGGAAGATGTCCCGAACCCG GTTTATGGAGCTTATGAAAATTTTATTCAACAGCATGTGGACCCAAAGACGGAAAGGGGGGACGAACATTACTGCAGGGTGGAGATGGCGAAGATCAACAAGAGAAATAGGTGCAAGGCGGTCAACACGTTCATTCACGCTTGCATAAAAGACGTCACTGATGTGTGTATAACCACCGAAGCCCtcggaaaacaaaaatgtcatctTAGTAAAAATAGTTTCAAACAGACTGAGTGCAGGAAACTTCCTAAGAAATCTTgccaatacaaattcaaaaactTCCAAAAACCCATCAAGATTGTCTGCAGGGACAATAAACCTGTCCACTTTTGTTCTATCAACCCTTGA
- the LOC133124285 gene encoding zinc finger protein 250-like: METQNKLKIGNKKRETNTSAMSTHARQTANSVLGSEVSLSFQDELAATIHGAFEVAVEIAVLEITKLVGQALGDVRDQMHETLRENKSLKQRLQAAELELSVRDTCKVGDESQAQIVVTVGNVSSTAQMPPSQKSPSPQLNSKLKTGKDKLQKDDKTKVKFQIGASSSVAIEESYGFLAAPAETSTRHNGSFSEIREDGRVCSQELDPSLGEPVASQEVVTDVKGSSPKLYSENLVNFNPEAATALGSTSSLCTGSGSSEVEQVKVKEEKSELDHHSESGSGSSAGSSASIAEEDHFNPDSLSLAQSKLLEDWRPEPLHLQSCNTEPLVPCTSLSLSDPPIFAPDAPDQSTLAPAVSAPSIFPSNFSNSYQPAETVGLSTSQLPYAGQIGSTNSASIAPPRMHVCKVCGEAFHLPGELRRHHSQRHNPKPRNPKRQIFPPGRSPYHCTQCGRDFNRMENLKTHLRIHTGERPYTCSVCGMRFRHSGALTRHFRIHTGEKPYACSQCGKTFRNCGGLRFHQRSHTREGQGMVD; encoded by the exons ATGGAAACTCAGAATAAACTGAAGATTGGTAACAAGAAAAGGGAGACTAATACTTCGGCAATGTCGACACATGCCCGTCAAACTGCAAATTCGGTTTTAGGTAGCGAGGTGTCGCTTTCTTTCCAGGATGAACTGGCGGCGACAATACATGGTGCGTTTGAAGTGGCGGTGGAAATTGCAGTGTTGGAGATCACTAAACTGGTCGGTCAGGCCCTAGGAGATGTTCGTGACCAAATGCATGAAACATTACGGGAGAACAAGTCGCTCAAGCAGCGTTTGCAAGCAGCTGAGTTAGAGCTCAGTGTCCGTGATACATGCAAAGTGGGGGACGAGAGTCAAGCGCAGATTGTGGTAACTGTGGGTAACGTCAGCTCAACTGCTCAAATGCCACCAAGTCAAAAGTCACCGAGCCCTCAACTAAACAGCAAATTGAAAACAGGGAAAGACAAACTACAGAAGGACGACAAAACAAAAGTTAAATTCCAAATCGGGGCTTCATCGAGTGTTGCGATTGAAGAAAGTTACGGGTTTTTGGCTGCACCCGCTGAAACAAGTACAAGACACAACGGGTCATTTAGTGAAATCCGGGAGGATGGCCGAGTATGCTCTCAAGAGCTGGACCCTAGTCTGGGAGAACCAGTCGCAAGCCAGGAAGTTGTCACAG ATGTCAAGGGGAGTTCACCTAAACTCTACTCTGAGAACCTGGTGAATTTTAATCCAGAGGCTGCCACAGCATTGGGCAGCACATCATCTCTATGCACTGGCTCAGGAAGTTCTGAAGTGGAGCAGGTGAAGGTAAAGGAAGAGAAGTCTGAGCTAGACCATCATTCTGAGTCTGGTTCTGGCTCCAGTGCTGGCTCCAGTGCTAGCATAGCTGAAGAGGATCATTTTAACCCGGATAGCCTCTCTCTAGCTCAGTCCAAACTGCTTGAAGACTGGCGGCCTGAGCCACTGCATCTTCAGAGCTGCAATACTGAACCTCTGGTTCCCTGCACCAGCCTGTCACTGT CTGACCCTCCCATCTTTGCCCCAGATGCTCCTGATCAGAGCACCCTTGCACCAGCAGTCAGTGCCCCTTCCATCTTCCCCTCTAACTTCTCAAACTCCTACCAGCCTGCAGAGACAGTGGGACTCTCCACCTCACAGCTGCCTTATGCTGGCCAGATTGGCAGCACAAACTCTGCCTCAATTGCGCCTCCCAGAATGCACGTCTGCAAGGTCTGTGGAGAAGCATTCCACCTGCCGGGGGAGCTGCGCCGACACCACAGCCAGCGCCACAACCCCAAACCCAGAAATCCCAAACGGCAGATCTTTCCCCCGGGACGCAGCCCTTACCACTGCACCCAGTGTGGCCGCGACTTCAACCGCATGGAGAACCTGAAGACCCACCTGCGCATCCACACAGGGGAGCGACCATatacctgctctgtgtgtggcatGCGCTTCCGCCACTCGGGGGCGCTCACAAGGCACTTCCGTATTCACACCGGCGAAAAGCCCTACGCCTGTAGTCAGTGTGGCAAGACTTTCCGCAACTGCGGGGGACTCCGATTCCACCAGCGCTCGCACACCAGGGAAGGGCAGGGCATGGTGGACTGA
- the sst5 gene encoding somatostatin-1: MLCSQLQVLLVALSASVLLAQVNGAPQRDMLAELLQTDVTEGNEDLSRMLFLKIVSDLMITGDNKVLPDPRSMEELRIHQDVARQLPLSQRERKAGCRNFFWKTFTSC; encoded by the exons atgttgtgCTCCCAGCTGCAGGTCTTACTGGTTGCTCTCTCTGCATCAGTGCTGCTTGCCCAAGTCAACGGAGCACCCCAGAGGGACATGCTAGCTGAACTACTGCAGACGGATGTCACAGAGGGTAATGAG GACCTCTCCCGCATGCTGTTTCTGAAGATTGTGTCCGACCTGATGATAACAGGGGACAACAAGGTCCTGCCTGACCCACGGTCCATGGAGGAGTTGAGAATTCACCAGGATGTGGCACGGCAGCTGCCACTCTCCCAGCGTGAGCGCAAAGCCGGCTGCCGGAACTTTTTCTGGAAGACCTTCACTTCCTGTTAG
- the trip6 gene encoding thyroid receptor-interacting protein 6 isoform X2 — protein sequence MSGPTWLPPRTLGSPERPAPQTAPSGPAFYRPPKKVVVETRPKYGSYPQNGAGGNVMATRYMATGPTGGVMSHQEDSGLTAFRPLSPKSGDHYYPSSHTSKDDRCSWNPHMPSYDLQNRGPEKSGAHLTNIDAEIDSLTCMLADLDSHPQNSRTQIYDNVPYNKPISGERYKPVAQPGAMSQGRSSTGYPAHYQTQYHPGPQYPNEPPVSGSQQDFSYPSPHKPYPQPVPASYTTASTPTGPRFSVQVKTAQPVTYSQTGRQAEQAYTPPPPRQQASQPVQQDRSQHYADTASGQQAWYPSPASAQDHEAGPAYKGGAVVPRPRATQAPLPKNTSSHSPAYAPSKGAMPRPEEELDRLTKKLVYDMNHPPTEEYFGRCARCGDNVLGDGSGCVAMEQVFHVDCFTCITCHARLRGQPFYALDKKSYCENCYISTLERCSKCSHPILDRILRAMGKAYHPRCFTCVVCGCCLDGVPFTVDATSQIHCIEDFHRKFAPRCSVCGQAIMPEPGQEETVRIVALDRSFHVNCYVCEECGLLLSSEGEGRGCYPLDGHILCKSCSARRIQDLSAKISTDC from the exons ATGTCTGGGCCCACCTGGCTGCCTCCTAGAACTCTGGGAAGCCCAGAGAGACCTGCACCCCAAACTGCACCATCTGGCCCAGCTTTCTACAGACCGCCGAAGAAGGTTGTTGTGGAAACCCGACCCAAATACGGATCATACCCTCAAAACGGTGCTGGTGGAAATGTAATGGCAACCAGGTACATGGCAACAGGACCGACAG GTGGGGTCATGTCACACCAGGAAGATTCTGGGTTAACAGCTTTTCGCCCACTTTCACCCAAGTCTGGTGACCACTACTATCCGTCTTCTCACACCTCCAAAGATGACCGCTGTTCCTGGAATCCACATATGCCCAGTTATGACCTTCAG AATCGTGGGCCTGAGAAGTCCGGTGCACACCTGACCAACATCGATGCTGAGATAGACTCCCTCACTTGCATGTTGGCTGATCTGGATAGCCACCCACAGAACTCAagaacacag ATCTACGACAATGTGCCTTATAACAAACCCATCTCAGGGGAGCGATATAAACCTGTTGCTCAGCCTGGTGCAATGTCCCAGGGCAGGTCCTCCACCGGGTACCCTGCTCATTACCAGACCCAGTACCATCCGGGCCCCCAATATCCCAACGAGCCTCCAGTCTCTGGCTCCCAGCAGGATTTCTCCTACCCATCTCCCCACAAACCCTATCCCCAGCCCGTTCCAGCCTCCTACACCACTGCCTCCACCCCCACAGGCCCCCGGTTCAGTGTCCAGGTCAAAACAGCCCAGCCTGTCACCTACTCCCAAACAGGAAGGCAGGCAGAGCAAGCCTAcacgccccctcctccccgtcAACAGGCCTCTCAACCAGTCCAGCAGGACCGTTCGCAACACTACGCTGACACAGCTTCAGGACAGCAAGCCTGGTACCCTTCTCCTGCCTCTGCCCAGGACCATGAGGCTGGCCCTGCCTACAAGGGGGGTGCTGTTGTCCCAAGGCCTAGAGCCACCCAAGCTCCCCTGCCAAAGAACACGTCCTCTCACAGCCCTGCATATGCACCTAGTAAG GGGGCTATGCCAAGGCCAGAAGAGGAGTTGGACCGCCTAACTAAGAAACTGGTGTATGACATGAATCACCCCCCAACTGAGGAATATTTTG GCCGCTGTGCGCGGTGCGGGGACAACGTTCTGGGGGACGGCAGCGGCTGCGTCGCCATGGAGCAGGTGTTCCACGTGGACTGCTTCACCTGTATCACCTGCCACGCCCGTCTGCGTGGCCAGCCCTTCTACGCCCTGGACAAGAAGAGCTACTGTGAGAACTGTTACATT AGCACCCTGGAACGCTGTTCCAAGTGCTCTCACCCCATTCTGGACCGCATCCTGCGTGCCATGGGCAAGGCCTACCACCCGCGCTGCTTCACCTGCGTGGTGTGTGGCTGCTGCCTGGATGGCGTGCCCTTCACTGTGGACGCCACCTCCCAGATCCACTGCATCGAGGACTTCCACAG GAAGTTTGCCCCGCGGTGCTCTGTATGTGGCCAAGCCATCATGCCTGAACCGGGGCAGGAAGAGACAGTCAGGATTGTGGCCCTGGACCGCAGCTTCCACGTCAACTGCTATGTGTGCGAG GAGTGTGGGCTGCTGTTGTCCTCTGAAGGAGAGGGCCGTGGCTGCTACCCCCTGGATGGCCACATCCTGTGCAAGAGCTGCAGTGCCCGGCGCATCCAAGACCTCTCTGCCAAAATCTCCACCGATTGTTAA
- the trip6 gene encoding thyroid receptor-interacting protein 6 isoform X1: MSGPTWLPPRTLGSPERPAPQTAPSGPAFYRPPKKVVVETRPKYGSYPQNGAGGNVMATRYMATGPTGGVMSHQEDSGLTAFRPLSPKSGDHYYPSSHTSKDDRCSWNPHMPSYDLQQNRGPEKSGAHLTNIDAEIDSLTCMLADLDSHPQNSRTQIYDNVPYNKPISGERYKPVAQPGAMSQGRSSTGYPAHYQTQYHPGPQYPNEPPVSGSQQDFSYPSPHKPYPQPVPASYTTASTPTGPRFSVQVKTAQPVTYSQTGRQAEQAYTPPPPRQQASQPVQQDRSQHYADTASGQQAWYPSPASAQDHEAGPAYKGGAVVPRPRATQAPLPKNTSSHSPAYAPSKGAMPRPEEELDRLTKKLVYDMNHPPTEEYFGRCARCGDNVLGDGSGCVAMEQVFHVDCFTCITCHARLRGQPFYALDKKSYCENCYISTLERCSKCSHPILDRILRAMGKAYHPRCFTCVVCGCCLDGVPFTVDATSQIHCIEDFHRKFAPRCSVCGQAIMPEPGQEETVRIVALDRSFHVNCYVCEECGLLLSSEGEGRGCYPLDGHILCKSCSARRIQDLSAKISTDC; this comes from the exons ATGTCTGGGCCCACCTGGCTGCCTCCTAGAACTCTGGGAAGCCCAGAGAGACCTGCACCCCAAACTGCACCATCTGGCCCAGCTTTCTACAGACCGCCGAAGAAGGTTGTTGTGGAAACCCGACCCAAATACGGATCATACCCTCAAAACGGTGCTGGTGGAAATGTAATGGCAACCAGGTACATGGCAACAGGACCGACAG GTGGGGTCATGTCACACCAGGAAGATTCTGGGTTAACAGCTTTTCGCCCACTTTCACCCAAGTCTGGTGACCACTACTATCCGTCTTCTCACACCTCCAAAGATGACCGCTGTTCCTGGAATCCACATATGCCCAGTTATGACCTTCAG CAGAATCGTGGGCCTGAGAAGTCCGGTGCACACCTGACCAACATCGATGCTGAGATAGACTCCCTCACTTGCATGTTGGCTGATCTGGATAGCCACCCACAGAACTCAagaacacag ATCTACGACAATGTGCCTTATAACAAACCCATCTCAGGGGAGCGATATAAACCTGTTGCTCAGCCTGGTGCAATGTCCCAGGGCAGGTCCTCCACCGGGTACCCTGCTCATTACCAGACCCAGTACCATCCGGGCCCCCAATATCCCAACGAGCCTCCAGTCTCTGGCTCCCAGCAGGATTTCTCCTACCCATCTCCCCACAAACCCTATCCCCAGCCCGTTCCAGCCTCCTACACCACTGCCTCCACCCCCACAGGCCCCCGGTTCAGTGTCCAGGTCAAAACAGCCCAGCCTGTCACCTACTCCCAAACAGGAAGGCAGGCAGAGCAAGCCTAcacgccccctcctccccgtcAACAGGCCTCTCAACCAGTCCAGCAGGACCGTTCGCAACACTACGCTGACACAGCTTCAGGACAGCAAGCCTGGTACCCTTCTCCTGCCTCTGCCCAGGACCATGAGGCTGGCCCTGCCTACAAGGGGGGTGCTGTTGTCCCAAGGCCTAGAGCCACCCAAGCTCCCCTGCCAAAGAACACGTCCTCTCACAGCCCTGCATATGCACCTAGTAAG GGGGCTATGCCAAGGCCAGAAGAGGAGTTGGACCGCCTAACTAAGAAACTGGTGTATGACATGAATCACCCCCCAACTGAGGAATATTTTG GCCGCTGTGCGCGGTGCGGGGACAACGTTCTGGGGGACGGCAGCGGCTGCGTCGCCATGGAGCAGGTGTTCCACGTGGACTGCTTCACCTGTATCACCTGCCACGCCCGTCTGCGTGGCCAGCCCTTCTACGCCCTGGACAAGAAGAGCTACTGTGAGAACTGTTACATT AGCACCCTGGAACGCTGTTCCAAGTGCTCTCACCCCATTCTGGACCGCATCCTGCGTGCCATGGGCAAGGCCTACCACCCGCGCTGCTTCACCTGCGTGGTGTGTGGCTGCTGCCTGGATGGCGTGCCCTTCACTGTGGACGCCACCTCCCAGATCCACTGCATCGAGGACTTCCACAG GAAGTTTGCCCCGCGGTGCTCTGTATGTGGCCAAGCCATCATGCCTGAACCGGGGCAGGAAGAGACAGTCAGGATTGTGGCCCTGGACCGCAGCTTCCACGTCAACTGCTATGTGTGCGAG GAGTGTGGGCTGCTGTTGTCCTCTGAAGGAGAGGGCCGTGGCTGCTACCCCCTGGATGGCCACATCCTGTGCAAGAGCTGCAGTGCCCGGCGCATCCAAGACCTCTCTGCCAAAATCTCCACCGATTGTTAA